The nucleotide sequence GGCGTCGTCCACGACGATCTCGACGTCCTCGACCTCGGCCAAGTGGCGGACGATCTCGGCATAGACCCAGGGGATGGGAGAGAACTTGCCGGGCCAGTCGTCCGGGTTGTGGGGCCAGGCAATCCACGTGGCCCGGTGCGGGGCCCATTCCGCGGGCATCCGATACCTCGCCGCCCGAGGCGTGCCGGCGAGGACGGCCGCGTCGTCGGACATGGCTCACGGACCGTCGAGGAAGCGCCGGGAGATCGGCCCGTAGGCATCGATCCGGCGATCGCGCAGGAACGGCCAATGCTGCCGGGTCTTCTCCACCAGACCGAGGTCCAGGTCCGCGTAGAGAATCTCCTGCCGGTCGTGGGAGGCTCGCGCGATCACTCGCCCGAACGGGTCGGCAACGAAGGAGCCCCCCCAGAACTCAATCCCGGGACCGTCGACCCGGTCGCCGCGTACGTCTCCGTGCTCCGGGCCCACCCGGTTCGCCACGGCAACATAGACCCCGTTCGCGATGGCATGGCCCCTCTGGATCGTCTGCCATGCGTCGTGCTGGGCCGCCCCGAACTCCTCTTTCTCTCCCGGGTGCCAGCCGATCGCGGTGGGATAGAACAGGACCTCGGCTCCGAGCAACGCCGTGATGCGGGCCGCCTCCGGATACCACTGATCCCAACAGATGAGCACCCCAATCGGAGCGGCGTGGAGCCGGAACGTTCGGAACCCAAGGTCGCCGGGGGTGAAGTAGAATTTCTCGTAGTAGAGCGGGTCGTCCGGGATGTGCATTTTGCGATAGGTTCCCGCGAGGGAGCCATCTCGTTCCAGAACCGCGGCTGTGTTGTGGTAGATGCCCGAGGCGCGACGTTCGAAGAGAGGCGCCACCAGCGCGATCTTCTCCTCGCGAGCGACCGCGGCGAGGCGCTCCGTGGTCGGGCCAGGGATCGGCTCGGCGAGATCGAACATCGCGTGGTCCTCCCTCTGGCAGAAGTACTGCGCGAAGAACAGCTCCGATAGCGAGACGATCTGGGCGCCGTGCTTCGCCGCCTCCCGGATCCGGGCAATCGCCTTCTCCACGTTCGCGGACGGATCGGGCGAGCAGGACATCTGGACGAGGGCGATCCGGAGCTTCTTTGCCGCGTGAGCCGCCATCGGTAGCCTTCCCGGCTTCGCAGAGCCGAGCGACGGACCCATCGTGACCTCATTTAGATTGTCTCGCCGGCTCGGGCGCGATGGCGCGCTCGACCGAGTTGGTAAAGCCCTACACGCCTACCCCACAACCGACGATGGGCGACGGTCCGGCTCGCGGAGTGGTGACGGGTCTCTTCCGCAAGGGCGAGATCGGGGAGGAACGGGGCCTGCCCAAACGTGCCGTCGAGGAGATCGAGGTCGACGCGACCGGGGTCGTCGGGGATTTCAACCGGTACCGGCACGAGAATCTCCACGACGATCCCGACAGTGCACTCTTGATGATTCCCGAGGAGATTCTCGCACAACTCCGGTCGGAAGGCTGGCCGGTCCGTCCGGGCGATCTCGGAGAGAATGTTAGCTCTCGCCAGGTCCCGTACGCCCTCCTGCAACCCGGTTCCCGGGTGGCGATCGGTGCGGTGCGGGCCGTGATCACCCGCCCGTGCGACCCGTGCTCGAACCTCTACCTGCTCCCGTACGTCGGCGAACACCGCGGGCTAGAGTTCATGAAGACCCTGCTCAACCGCCGTGGTTGGTACGCCCGCGTCCTCACACCGGGTCGCGTCCATCTCCGAGATCCCATCGTTCTGGACTGACCCGGCCGCATCGGCCCGCTCGCTCTCGCCGTCAACGACGGACGGCTCTTCGGGCGCGCGTCCCCTTCTGCGCCGGGCGTTGGCGCTTCCACGCTACGCGGGCGGCCGGATCGATCCAGTACCGCATCTCCCAGCGGCGTTCGAATCCCAACCGGGCGTAGACGGATCGTCCCTGGGGCGACGCGTGGAGGATCACTTGCCCATAGCCCCGTCGCTTGGCGTCCGCGATCAGGGCCCGAGCGATCCGGCTCGCCAGTCCGTGACCGCGGTGCACCGGCGCCGTGAACATCGACAGGATGTAGGGTGCCACGTCACGCTCGGAGCTCTCCGGGCGGGGCTGCTCCGGCCGGTACCAGATGCAGCCGCTCGCGGCCGCCTCGCCGCGACGGGTTTCCGCGATCTGCCCGACCAGCTCTCCGCGCCTCAATCGGACGAGGAGCCAGCGTCGATACCGGCGGTCGTGGGTCGCGATCTGTTCCTCGGTTCGACCGCCGATCGCCGAGAACATCCGGTGGCGATGATCGAGGAGGGTTTCGACATCCGATGCCCGCGCTGCTCTCAACCGGTACCCCCTCGTCGGCACGATGCTCCGACCGAGATCGAGGAGATTAGACTTACCAGCCCGTTCTCGGCACTCACCCTCCCCAGCGGTGCTCCGGCCATCGTGCAGAGCGCCGGGCATGCCGTGAGCGAACTTGGTAGAGCAACGTACTTGAGCCGTCCTGCGCTAGGTCGGCCGTGTCCGAGCTTCTCGACTCCGAGGATCGTCTCCGGGGCGCCCTGCGACGTATCGAGAGGCACACTCCGTTCGCGGAGATCGTCGCGGAACGCTCGCTCGGGGATTCCGTTCGGCTCGACCGCACGTCCGTCTCGCCCCGCGTCTTCCCTCGCCTTGAGGGAGCCGCGTTCCGCGCATGGACGGGCGATCACTGGGCCGAGGTAGCATCCACCGGACTCTTGGCCGAGCCCATCGATCGCGCGGCCGAAGCGTTGATCGGATTGCTTCCGGAAGGCGCCGGAGCTCGGCCTCCTCCCGGAGAGCCAACCGGCGGAGAGGCGTCCTACACCACCGCTCCTCCGAGACCGATGGAGGACCTCTCCATCGAGGACCGGATCAACTTCGCGCGAGATTGGTACGCGTGGGCGACGACCGTGCCCGGCGTCCCCAACACCACCGTATCGATGGGATTCTTCTCGGACGAACGGTTGTACCTGAACACCTCGGCGGCGCGCCGGCACCAGCGCGTCTCCAGGGTGTTCGCCAGCGTCGTCCCGATCGCGATCGAAGGAGGTCGGGTTCAGTACGATGCGCTCGTCCGGGGAGCCATCGGCGGGCGCGAGGTCCTGGACTACATCACCGAGGAACGGGTGCACGACGTGGCGAGGAGCGCGCGCGCGATGCTAAGCGCCGAATCCCCTCCCACGGGACCGATCACCGTCCTCATGGACCCGAGCACGACCGGGACATTCGCGCACGAGTCATTCGGGCACGGGACCGAGGCCGACCAGTTCGTGCGGGAGCGATCGTACCTTCGGCCGATCCTCGGCTCGATGGTCGGGCCGGAGTTCCTGACGATCGCCGACGACGGCGCCTACCCCGGAGGCTGGGGCGGGATCTACTTCGACGACGAGGGACGCCGGAGCCAGAAGAATCTCCTGGTCGACCACGGCCGGTTCACCGGCGTCCTCCACGACCGCGTGTCGGCCGCGCTGCTTGGAGGGTCTCCGACGGGGAATGCCCGCCGCGCGGACTTCCTCAGCCGAGAGTTCGTCCGGATGACCAACACGTACGTCGAGCCCGGGGACTGGGGGCTCGAAGAGCTCGTGAAGGAGGCCAAGGACGGGGTACTGCTCGAGCGATGCACCTCCGGCATCGAGGACCCCCTCGGCGGACAGATGCAGATCAAGGTTCTTCGGGGGCACCGCATCGAGCACGGCGAGCTCACGACGCTCGTCTCCTCGATGGCGCTCTCCGGCCGCGTGCTCGATGTCCTGCGCTCGGTCCGCGGGGTCGGTCGTGCCGACGCGTTCGAGATCGACCCGGGCTTCTGTGGAAAGGGCCATTCGGACATGCTGACCGCCGGAACGGGCGGTTCCTACATGCTAACCAGCGCGGCGGTGGGGCCGGCATGACGCGGGCAGGGTCCGACCTCGCCTTCCGCGTCGCCGACCAGCTCAAGATCGACGGGCCGTGGGACGTGTACGCCGAGCATCTCGCTCGGTACGAGATCCATTTCGACGGGACCCACATCGAGACGGTCCGGGGACCCATCACCATCGACGGATACGGGATCCGAGTTCTGCGGAAGGCGGAGGACCAAATGGGGGTGGGCTATCAGGCGAGCGCCGATGCCTCGAGTTCGGGGATCTCGACCGCTCTCGCCGATGCGGAGGCGACGGCGCGACATGCCCGGTTCCCCGCGCGCGCGGTCGTTCTGCCCGGGAGCGCTCCCCGCGCACTGTCCGACGTAGAGATCTCCGATGCGTCGCTCGCCGATCGGCCCCGCGAAGGCGTGGACGCCTACGTGCGCGAGCTCTTCGCTCGATTCGAGGGCCGCACAGGTGTCCAGCCGAGCTTCGGCTCGGTCCGTGCGACCGTGGGCGAAACCACGATCGCCAACTCCTCGGGTCTAGCCACTTCCTTCCGCCATACGAGCGTCGACTTCGAGCTGGCCGTGAAGGCATCGGGTGGACCTGAGGGTCGGCCTCCCGGGGAGTACTGGGTCACCCGCTTCCAGCGACGCCTCGACCCGCGCGAGCTCATCGCGGACGCGGACAACTGGTGCCAACGCGCGAAGGACGTTCGCGTGGCGGAAGCGCCGCCCGCCGGGCAGATTCCGGTCGTTCTCCCGGCGTACGTCCTCTCCGAGATCGTTCCGCCCGTCGTGGGCTTCCGCTTGTCGGGGGCCGCGCAGCTCCGTCAGATGGCTCCGGAGCCGGGCACGATGTACGGCACCGAGCTCGTTTCCATCGACAACGATGGTCGTATGCCGTGGGGAGGCGAATCCGCTCCGGTCGACGATGAGGGAACGCGAACGGGCCGCTTCGCGCTCCTCGATCACGGGAAGACCGGTGGGTTGATCTACGATGCCTTGCACGCCGGCGCCTTCGACCGAACCTCCACGGCGGGGGCTCAGCGCCTCGGAGATTTCGGTCGCCGAGCCGGTTCCCGGTTCACGAGCCGCCCGGCACCCGGGCCCGCCACGCTCGCCCTCCACGTTGGAACAGGCGGGACCGACGCCGAGGTGATCGAGGCGGTGCGGGAGGGGATCTGGGTCGAGCAGTTCGGCTGGGCGTTCCCCGATCCGACTTCGGGGGCGTTTGGCGGAGAGATCCGGATCGGTTATCGCATCCGAAACGGTCGCCTCGCCGAGCCAATCCGAGGCGGCACCGTGGGAGGGCTCGTCCTGGCGGCGCCCGGAACCCCATCCCTGCTGAACAGCGTAGTCACGCTGGGTTCGACCGCGACGCTCTCGGATTCGCTCCGCGCTCCGACGATCGCGGTGAACGGCCTCACCGTGGCCGGCACCACCTAGAACGCTGCACGCTTTACTTCAGCTGAAGAAGGATGGTCTTGCATTTCGTGCATCGCAGCCCAGGGAGATTCGCGGAGTACATCCCGGAGAACCCGGTAGGCACCAGCACCTCGAGCCCACTCGGCCGCAGCCGGCGATCGGAGGCCTCGTGCGACCAGTAGAGGCCGGAGCCGTTCGTTGCCGTGACGAAGCCCGCCTCGAGGGGACCCCCGCACGCCGCGCATGTTGCGTCTGCCATGGTCTACGTACTGGGCGGCTCCACGTCCCCTAATATCTTTCGCTGGGGGGCGGACCCCCGAAATCGCCGGAATCGAGGGGTGGGCGCGGGTTCGGACGTGGCAGGAGCGCCGAGCCGTCCTACGGGTCCGAAGACGTCGGCGCCACCGGCTTGAACAGCGCGTCTTTGCGCATCTTGTAGATCAGCCGCTTGTCGTCGACGTCGTATCGCGTCTCTCGCCAGGGGTCCGCGATATTCGAGTAGCCCCGAACCTCCCAGAACCCGGGCTCGTCCTCCGTCACGAACCGGAGACCTCGGAGCCACTTGGCCGACTTGTAGAAGTACCGCTTCGGAACGAGCATGCGGACCGGCCCTCCGTGCTCGGAGGATAACGGCGCCCCATCGGCCGAGTGCGCGAGGAGCACGTCGTCGTCCAGAAGAGCCGCGAGCGGCAACGAGGTAGTGAACCTCTGCTCGCACTCCATGATCACGTACCGCGCCGCAGCGGTGGGTCGCACCCGCTCGACCAGCGCCTGGAACGGCACCCCGCTCCAACGCATCCCGACCTTCGACCAGCTGGTCACGCAGTGAATGTCGCAGACCTGCTCCTTCTGGGGGAGGCGTAGGAGATCCGCGAAGCCGATCGTCGCGGGGTGCTCGACCTCTCCGTGGACCCGGAGGGTCCAGTTCGGAGGTGCGAGGTCCCGCGGAACGGAGCCCGCGTGGAGCACGGGCCAGCCGCGGGTGTGGATCTGGCCCGGGGGAAGGGGGTCGGCGACCATCGAAGGAGAATACCTTCGCCGCTCGGATAAGCCCTCAGGGGATTCGACGCGCGAAGCTCTCGCGCCGGATCAGCGCCGTGTCCTTCGTATCTTGACCTGGTCGCCCGTCCAATCGAAGGCCAGCCGCGTCCGCGGCTGCCAGACCTTGCGCCGGTCCCATAGGGCTCCGACCAGCAGCGGTAGCCCGATCGATGCATCGACGTGCGCCATGGCCCGGGTCGCGTGCCGGGAGATCTTCCCCCAGGACTGAGCCTCGTCCAGCGTGCTCCCCGAGAGCCCTCCCCAGTGCGGGGCATCGGTTGTGATCTGGAGCGCGTAGTAGTGCCCTTCGCCCTCGCGGCCAAAGGCGTAGTTGGCCATCACGATCCCGTCGTTGATCCAGTTCTTCGGCGTTCCGCCGCCGATGTAGAAGACCGCGGTCCGCTCGGAGGCGTTCAGGATTTGGACGAGCTCGTAGTTGTCCCGGATCGCGTCTAGAATGAACCGGTCCGCCCGCTTCCGGTTCGCCTGATAGTACAGCGTCAGGCCGATCCCGATCGAGCTATCGATCAGCGCCGGGGAGAAGACCGGGACGCCGCGTCGGGCGGCGGTCGCGAGGATCGAGTCCGGGTCTTGGAACTTCGACCCGAGGAACCCGAGGTACTCGCGCGAGGATGCGGGCCGCCGGGGGAACTGTTCGGTGACCTTGCCGATGGCCCGGTCGGTGTCCTCGAACTTGATCTCGTCGACGTAGGTGTCGTAAATCCGATCGAGGTAGGCATCGCGCAGGAGGACGTCGTCCGCGGTCGGAGTGCCCATCCAATGGTGGCCGCCGATCGTCTGGTAGATGTCCTGGTACATCACCGCGCCCGTGGTCGCGACAACGTCCACGAGGCCCCAGTCGATCATGTCCCTCAGTACCTTTCGCAGTCCGGCGGCGATCAGAGGGCCGGAGACCCCGAGCAGGATGGTCGGGCGCTTGGGGTCGGTGAGCGCGTTCTCCCAGACCTCCATGCACCGTCCGAGGTTACGCGCCTGGATCGAGGTCGTCTGGAATTGCGAGAGCAGATTCCCCAGCCCGCGCAGGCGGGTCACGTCCACCGGTACGACCTTCTTCGTGAGCAAACCACGGCGTCGGGCCGAGAGGGATCGTGCCACGTGCGTGCCACATCGGACCGGTTGATAAACGCTCCCGTCTCGCGAGGTTTACGGGCCCCGGCTCGACGCTAACCGAAGCCGGCGAACGCCGCCGGATAGAGCCCGTAGACGATGGTCAGAGACCCCACGATGAGGAGCACCGCCACGACGATCCGCTTCAGGAGCTTCGGCTCCACGCGCGCGCCGAGCCGCCCTCCCACGAACGAGGCAAACGCCGCCACCGTGATCAGGGCCAGCGCTCCGGCGACGAAGACCACGAGAACTCCATATGTCGCTACGAAGACGGTCTGGAAGATCATCGTGGTGTCCCCCAGCTCCAGAAGCAGAGTCGCAACGAACGCGACGGCGACGGCGGAGTGGCCCCGCGCGGGCGGCACTTCGGGATCCTCCTCGTGGAAGAACAGCCAGATCGCATAGCCAATCAGGAACGCGCCACCGCCCGCGCGCAACAGACCGAGCCGACTCGGTCCGAGGATCGCGACGAAGGCCGCACCGATCGACACGGCGATCGTCGTCGAAACGAGGAACGCAAGGGCCCCTCCGATCCACGTCAGGAAGGGCGACTGCTTGGCCGCGATGGCCATGATGGAAAAGCTCGTGCGGTCGACGAGCTCGAGGCCGCCGATCACGGCGAAAACGACGGCGAATCCGTAGAACACACCGGCGTCCACGAGCGAGACCGTAGACTTCAGGCGAGGTGCTTCAGGAACTCGTCGACCTGCCGTTCGCAGTACGCGCAGGAGAGCACGACCGGCCGCCGGCGGATGACGTGGAACTGGCTCTCGACGGGCTCGGATTGGTTCGAGATGCAACTCGGGTTCGGGCACTTGACGATCCCGAAGATGCGCTCGGGAAGGTCGACGCTCCGCTTCTCCTGCACGCGATAGTCCCGGATGATCGAGATCGTGGCGGTCGGGGCGAGGAGGGCGATCGCGTTGACCTTGCGCGGGGAGAGCTCCATGTTCTCGACCTTGACCATGTCCTTCCAGCCGATCTTCCCGGATCGGACGTGGAGTGCGATGCTGACGGTCGAGTCCTTGTCGAGCTCCTTGATGCCGATGATCCGAAGGACCTCGAGGGCGAGCCCGTTGCCGATGTGGTCGATGACGGTCCCG is from Thermoplasmata archaeon and encodes:
- a CDS encoding carbon-nitrogen hydrolase → MAAHAAKKLRIALVQMSCSPDPSANVEKAIARIREAAKHGAQIVSLSELFFAQYFCQREDHAMFDLAEPIPGPTTERLAAVAREEKIALVAPLFERRASGIYHNTAAVLERDGSLAGTYRKMHIPDDPLYYEKFYFTPGDLGFRTFRLHAAPIGVLICWDQWYPEAARITALLGAEVLFYPTAIGWHPGEKEEFGAAQHDAWQTIQRGHAIANGVYVAVANRVGPEHGDVRGDRVDGPGIEFWGGSFVADPFGRVIARASHDRQEILYADLDLGLVEKTRQHWPFLRDRRIDAYGPISRRFLDGP
- a CDS encoding MOSC domain-containing protein — encoded protein: MARSTELVKPYTPTPQPTMGDGPARGVVTGLFRKGEIGEERGLPKRAVEEIEVDATGVVGDFNRYRHENLHDDPDSALLMIPEEILAQLRSEGWPVRPGDLGENVSSRQVPYALLQPGSRVAIGAVRAVITRPCDPCSNLYLLPYVGEHRGLEFMKTLLNRRGWYARVLTPGRVHLRDPIVLD
- a CDS encoding GNAT family N-acetyltransferase, with the protein product MPTRGYRLRAARASDVETLLDHRHRMFSAIGGRTEEQIATHDRRYRRWLLVRLRRGELVGQIAETRRGEAAASGCIWYRPEQPRPESSERDVAPYILSMFTAPVHRGHGLASRIARALIADAKRRGYGQVILHASPQGRSVYARLGFERRWEMRYWIDPAARVAWKRQRPAQKGTRARRAVRR
- a CDS encoding TldD/PmbA family protein, which produces MSELLDSEDRLRGALRRIERHTPFAEIVAERSLGDSVRLDRTSVSPRVFPRLEGAAFRAWTGDHWAEVASTGLLAEPIDRAAEALIGLLPEGAGARPPPGEPTGGEASYTTAPPRPMEDLSIEDRINFARDWYAWATTVPGVPNTTVSMGFFSDERLYLNTSAARRHQRVSRVFASVVPIAIEGGRVQYDALVRGAIGGREVLDYITEERVHDVARSARAMLSAESPPTGPITVLMDPSTTGTFAHESFGHGTEADQFVRERSYLRPILGSMVGPEFLTIADDGAYPGGWGGIYFDDEGRRSQKNLLVDHGRFTGVLHDRVSAALLGGSPTGNARRADFLSREFVRMTNTYVEPGDWGLEELVKEAKDGVLLERCTSGIEDPLGGQMQIKVLRGHRIEHGELTTLVSSMALSGRVLDVLRSVRGVGRADAFEIDPGFCGKGHSDMLTAGTGGSYMLTSAAVGPA
- a CDS encoding metallopeptidase TldD-related protein, translating into MTRAGSDLAFRVADQLKIDGPWDVYAEHLARYEIHFDGTHIETVRGPITIDGYGIRVLRKAEDQMGVGYQASADASSSGISTALADAEATARHARFPARAVVLPGSAPRALSDVEISDASLADRPREGVDAYVRELFARFEGRTGVQPSFGSVRATVGETTIANSSGLATSFRHTSVDFELAVKASGGPEGRPPGEYWVTRFQRRLDPRELIADADNWCQRAKDVRVAEAPPAGQIPVVLPAYVLSEIVPPVVGFRLSGAAQLRQMAPEPGTMYGTELVSIDNDGRMPWGGESAPVDDEGTRTGRFALLDHGKTGGLIYDALHAGAFDRTSTAGAQRLGDFGRRAGSRFTSRPAPGPATLALHVGTGGTDAEVIEAVREGIWVEQFGWAFPDPTSGAFGGEIRIGYRIRNGRLAEPIRGGTVGGLVLAAPGTPSLLNSVVTLGSTATLSDSLRAPTIAVNGLTVAGTT
- a CDS encoding PF20097 family protein — its product is MADATCAACGGPLEAGFVTATNGSGLYWSHEASDRRLRPSGLEVLVPTGFSGMYSANLPGLRCTKCKTILLQLK
- a CDS encoding sulfite oxidase-like oxidoreductase, with amino-acid sequence MVADPLPPGQIHTRGWPVLHAGSVPRDLAPPNWTLRVHGEVEHPATIGFADLLRLPQKEQVCDIHCVTSWSKVGMRWSGVPFQALVERVRPTAAARYVIMECEQRFTTSLPLAALLDDDVLLAHSADGAPLSSEHGGPVRMLVPKRYFYKSAKWLRGLRFVTEDEPGFWEVRGYSNIADPWRETRYDVDDKRLIYKMRKDALFKPVAPTSSDP
- a CDS encoding deoxyhypusine synthase family protein codes for the protein MARSLSARRRGLLTKKVVPVDVTRLRGLGNLLSQFQTTSIQARNLGRCMEVWENALTDPKRPTILLGVSGPLIAAGLRKVLRDMIDWGLVDVVATTGAVMYQDIYQTIGGHHWMGTPTADDVLLRDAYLDRIYDTYVDEIKFEDTDRAIGKVTEQFPRRPASSREYLGFLGSKFQDPDSILATAARRGVPVFSPALIDSSIGIGLTLYYQANRKRADRFILDAIRDNYELVQILNASERTAVFYIGGGTPKNWINDGIVMANYAFGREGEGHYYALQITTDAPHWGGLSGSTLDEAQSWGKISRHATRAMAHVDASIGLPLLVGALWDRRKVWQPRTRLAFDWTGDQVKIRRTRR
- a CDS encoding TMEM165/GDT1 family protein, which translates into the protein MDAGVFYGFAVVFAVIGGLELVDRTSFSIMAIAAKQSPFLTWIGGALAFLVSTTIAVSIGAAFVAILGPSRLGLLRAGGGAFLIGYAIWLFFHEEDPEVPPARGHSAVAVAFVATLLLELGDTTMIFQTVFVATYGVLVVFVAGALALITVAAFASFVGGRLGARVEPKLLKRIVVAVLLIVGSLTIVYGLYPAAFAGFG
- the pyrI gene encoding aspartate carbamoyltransferase regulatory subunit, which encodes MVRELKITPIKNGTVIDHIGNGLALEVLRIIGIKELDKDSTVSIALHVRSGKIGWKDMVKVENMELSPRKVNAIALLAPTATISIIRDYRVQEKRSVDLPERIFGIVKCPNPSCISNQSEPVESQFHVIRRRPVVLSCAYCERQVDEFLKHLA